TCCTTTCTATGGTTATTTTATCGGGGTAGAAGATGCCACCGGTCCGACTGACTTAGAGGTTTCGAAGAAGAGCTCGAGTGAGGTGGGAGCACcttgccttttcaacgaagcCCAACGGGCCCTGAACCGGGTAAGCTCACACTTTCTTTGCtaattttcatacttgtatttttctttccttgtataatcCCTTCCTTTTATTTTTGTAGGCTTCTGTGCTTCATCATGAGGCTTTTCTCCAATCCCGAGGGGAGTTGAGCCGGTACGAAGCCGAAGTTCgaaggcttactgaggagagagatgccttcaagcttctcagtgagcagagagaaggagaagtaaaAAGACTTCAGGCTGAGCTTGAAGCATCTCGGAAAGAACAAGCTGAGCTGGCCGAGCAAGTAAAAAAAATCTTTGAATTTAATGATATTGACTTAGGAATGATGGCTAACAGTTCGATCCCGCAGGTTGAGCAGATtcgaggagttccagtctcggttgAGCTCAGCAAATTCTAATAGAGAGAGGCTGGCCACGGAACTTGCATCGGCCAAATCGGAGGTTGAGAAAATCATGACCAATGCTAATGCAATGGTGGTTGTTTATTGATCTGATGCCAaagctgctcaggttcgagcaaaggaggttgctAAGGCTGCTCAGGCTCGAGAAAACTGGGTTGCCGAGTATACTAAATGCCAGTCTGGAAGGGAGACTCTTaaagagatccatgctcgtgtcTTCGATCTTACAGTCGAGATCGAGAAAGCTAAGGAGCTTGAAGTCAAAACCAAATTGTTGGTTTTTCccgatgatgatgataccgggagtACGAGCGGATCTGACAGCGAAGGGGGCCTCGAGGGTGAAGATGCTGCTCCtggagaggactaagtcctttagtatATTTTTGTTTCTTATAAGATCATTTTGGTCTTTTGTAAAGAGATATGATCGGGCCATGATTCCCTTGTAAATGATTCTTGACATGTAtaaaaaactttcttcctttctgctTTGTAGAATTGTGAAGTTATTTTCTAAGGCCGGGGTTCAGATAATTTGATCAAAACcaaactaatgtagcccttaggccttttgatcgagtgagtgtttgctcgaactcgaagtaaacaatagcccttaggctttatggtcgagtgagtgtttgatcgaACTTGAAGTAAAGTAACAACCCTTAGGTtttatggtcgagtaagtgtttgctcgaactcgaagtaaaaaagaacccttaggctttatggtcgagtgaatgtttgctcgaactcgaagtaaaaaataacccttaggctttatggtcgagtgagtgtttactcgaacgcgaagtaaaaaacagcccttaggctttatggtcgagtgagaatgatttctcgaactaagaaaagtagcccttaggctttgtaatTGAGTGAGGataatttctcaaactcgaattaaggtagcccttaggctttgcagtcgagtgagggtttgctcaaactcgaagtaaaaaatagcccttaggctttatggtcgagtgagaattATTTCTCGAACTGAAGCaaagtatcccttaggctttgtaaTTGAGTGAGGacgatttctcaaactcgaattaaggtagcccttaggctttgtagtcgagtgagggtatgctcgaactcgaagcaacgtagcccttaggctttgtaaaGCTTGATCTTGTTGATTTTTcagatggcagtccccgatttatggggtaatcatTCGAACTTTggtcatggtcggcccttaagcctattTAAATAATAGATCGAGAACATGAAGTAGAAGAATctttctgagatatgagatatcggcAAAGAAgcaatttctctttataagtcattatacatgcgttcatgttttgtgccagaGCTCGAGCAAACTATGagggcatggttcatttgaccatttggcccatacaaaattttcctatcgagaccctgttgccatgaagtaatttccttgcatcaaacttgatatattcgagggcaatgccccctagtattcgaggttgactGTAAATAGGcatcggatactgttgaattgttctaagttagtacgatcaatggttgcctcattaaaaacctcaccaaaaaacccatttgggacaaaactagtctaagggaaaaagagtgcaacgcgtgctttcagacctaaagtcttcgagttgaagaatccatccctgtttctggtcgaacacctacAAGGGTTCatttcgaaatataaatgaacatgggagggtcgtaccttagcaatagtatcattttaggtgcgatacgttccaattgctcgatAGTTGTTTACTgtttatcacaccgagcttgtaggatccttttccgactattttgagaacctgatacggtccttcccagttcggacccagttttcctttattcggatttcgggtgttgaaggtgactttccttagcaccaagtccccgatcttaaaatgtcgaagattggttcttcgattatagtaccttcTGATCGGCTATTTTTGAGCGGCCAATCGGATGAGAGCGATTTCTCATCTTTTGTCCAATAGTTCTAGGcgcgtattcatggtctcgttattcgactcatttGTTTCATATCGAAacttgatgctaggttctccaaactcaaccagGATCAGATCTTcagcgccataaaccaacgagaatagcgttgctccggtactggatttcgatgttgtgcggtaggcccataggacctcgggtagtatttctctccattttcctttagcgtcggtcaatctcttcttaagattttggatgatggttttgttggtctattcggcttgtccgttaccgctgggatgataaggtgttgataggatccttttgatcttgtgatcctcgagaaatttagttactttactgccgatgaattgtttaccatataccaagtttgtcacgccccaaaaccgaggagcgcgaccggtgctcaaccgagtgaacccgaccgaggaagcctgttagatttccttctacccaaactcatccacgaatgaagataatacatattttctctAATTAGACAAAAAcatgatcatgtctacaataccaattcattaccaatagttttcattatttttaaagtctcaaatgggacaagtaatacaaccacaacataacatagtttgtctttcctagcaccaatacataacccatactatgtctacggagcctctatagataaagaagagtattatgataatgccgacaacaaggccctgactatacctcaaacataatagataaagaacaaaagatacatgacctcgggatgaagtggggctcaccaagtcagctgggaaggaggtgtactgctatcagtgatcaatatctcctactgtggaatcacctacatccatttaaagatgcagcgccccggcaaaagggacgttagtaccgtcgaatagtactagtatgaaaaccaaacaacaatttaagaattcggaaatacaatatgaatatgataaaTCAGGGCGGCAATAGAATAGTATAGATAACcatttaaaccagagcaagcttattaagtgatgtcaataacatttataggatttatgatgagatcctctgtaaccatctttacataaagcggccccgccgcctcaccccaatgtatgcgtgtggaggtgtaagcacaataccacaactctactaaagtggccctgccacctcaccccaatgtatgcgggtggagataTAAACACGTTActaagaacctacacaaagcggctatgccgcctcaccccaatgtatgcgggtgtaAATGcaatcaacgataccaatacctacaaaaagcggctatgccacctcacccaatatatatatatatgggtggtggtgtaacaacaataccaaaattatacacaaagcggtcgtaccgcctcaccccaatgtatgcaggtggaggtgtattcccacaataccataatccctagaCAAAGCgttcatgctgcctcaccccattatatgcgggtggaggtgtatcacaattacAATCACAATCTCTCCATAACTTTGCATAATAAGTTCCATGTAAATCAcaacttgaaattataacatgtagatAGACAATCCATAGTTGGAACacctcctcaatttataatgcaatatgataagagcatttgaaacatgatttgaacatatatctttatcacaaaacttatcggaatactcgatttgtaataaacattttggaacttacaaggataatggggattccaattcttaaagaagggtttagccaacatacctcaatcgagcttccttaaactctaaaatgttccggaattcttagcaacttcaatatattgtataaatataataaattgaaccaaaattaagaagatgttcatggttctagctcatttgagcattttatcaagcactaggcaTGCATtgaggtttcaaggtccttttatggaggattccatcatcccacaacccaatctttaccatttttacctcaataatcttcctacaccctttgataacacatgcatgtaaaataaacaactctcatacccaaaaattatcttgctagacaaaattcgaaattgagggttagggtgtagaatcttacctctaggatgaatacctagtgagtttcccttcttaatcttccaaaatttgagcaagaattgaagaacaattattgaggaacaccttctcactctagggcgctctctctcactctaaaatgtcagattttagctcaaaattggcccaaagcgtgtatttaacgaagtagggtcggattttaaaaatccaaaaatggagcaaCAAAGTCTGCGattgcataatcgatatgcggaccgcatatcggccgcataattggtgtccaaaactgGCAAATATCTGTCTgggtctacggtcgcataatgaaccaattcggcaccacgaaacattatttttcctttgcaaaattttacggggccttacattttcccccacttaggatcattcgtcctcaaatgagggtaaaaatctctTATTACCATCGCATTCAACTCAATTTTCACACCACacaccatcagccccaaatttgactaactctctAAATTCCCAAAAATTTCGCAAGAGTTtaccttgtaactaggcctatccacctgtcaaagaGCCCCCAAAACACATCCttaaacatatacataatccaacaacgtaactgtcacgacccggaatttcccaccaacgggaccgtgatggcgcctaacatttcacttgctaggcaagccaacgttagagaatatttaaaccaattccttatttccattcagtaaataacaataattaactaagatgaaatataataagtgcgaaatattatAAAACCGTATTATTTACTACCATCCGGagctagagtcacaattcacgagcattctagaatttactacaagtaatagtttgaaagaaatacaactgtctgaatgaaagaaaatagtaggacataaaagatagatggggacttcaaggtctgtgaacgccgacaaatctaccttgagtctccggacagcggaccaatagcaaaatcttgttcaacctgagccggtaccaaaatctgcacataaagtacagagtgcagcatcagtacaaccgaccccatgcactggTAAATGCCGAGCCTAACTTCAgtgaattagtgacgaggctaggacaagacacccacatataacctgaacagtataatcatgctagtggcaacaatagtaaataaagaaataatgctgaaataatgggaaggggacatacagtaggggaatacaatataaagagtgagaataatgaaaagacagaattaaaccaaaaatatttaaacaaattgatcaaataaaaacaacaaaggaaaactgcacggcatcacccttcgtgcttttactctcaacctcaccaaataaataaatagaacggcacggcatcacccttcgtgcttttactctcaacctcaccaaataaataaatagaccgacatgacatcacccttcgtgcattaaacctctcataatatatacgacatcacccttcgtgtttcacactcttcctcacaatataaataatgcatgcacgacatcacccttcgtgctttacactcctcctcacaaatcacataatcaataacaacggatagataggagtatcacaaagaaaccagtattttacccataatcaatagcacaatgtaacctcaaccttgaataaatattcgaaagttaccaaatctcagtgaaaccagatataagtcacccaacattttaaataacccgctaagcatggatagtagaatttaaggctacaaaatagacaagaatagaatttcactcgcatgctatgactcgacaacgacgcatagatgctcgtcacctcacctatacatcgtatttgacaaccaaacacgtagcaaataaacatataatacctattccctcaagccaaagttagacacgacacttacctcgctctgaaggccacttaattctcaatcacaacttttcctttggaattcacctccaaatcactcgtatctattcaaaaatgactcaataatatcaaatattgctaaaggaatcaactatattacataaattaaatttcccaaattttcctccaaaaagtcaaatcgaggtctaaatcccaatatgtaattggttttggaatccgacctcaaattgaggtctaaatccccaaattcctgaaattcctagtttctaccctaactcctaattctaccatgaaaactctagattttaggttgataattcaagaaatgtaatgtgtaattgaaagaaaatggtttagaatcacttaccaacactttggggaagaaacgactcttgaaaaattgcctcacactgtttggtttttgataaaaatgatttttttggctaaatcccgtgtttgattctgttttatgtactgggcgacagtgttcatcgcgatcgcgtgaacactGCTGCTTTCGCGAAGAgcagcctcctaaggacttacgcgatcgcgggaggctttacgcgttcgcgaaggcttagctcgctttaccttcgcgttcgcgtgaaatggcttgcgttcgcgtagagcttcCCCAGGTCCCCTACCCAGCATAGCTAGAGCTACGTGTCGTGTTCGAccagtcgcgttcgcgtagagcaactccCCCTAATGCTCCGTGTTCGCGAccatggtctcgcgttcgcgtagagtaaatcctCCCCTAGCCCAATTtccccttcacgatcgcgagagtgactaagcgatcgcgaagcacagtattGCAGACATCAGATAcagcaaaaataccagatttttctaagttcaaaacatcccgtggcctatccgaaactcacccgagccctcggggctctaaaccaaacatgcacacaagtataagaatatcatacgaacttgctcgcacgatgaaatcgccaaaataaaacctagaactacgaatttagcacaaaATCAAATGgaattctcaagaatactttaaaatttctattttctcaaccgaaggtccgaattacatcaaatcaacttcgtttctcaccaaaattcacagataagtcttaaatatcatagtgAATCTGTACCGGGCTCCGCAACCAGAATAcagacccggcactaacaatgccaaacatcaatcaattcttaaaaataattaattttcagacttttaattttcatcaagaATTCATAACtagagttagggacctccgaattcgattccgggcatacacccaaatcccataattcgatacagacccaccgggatGGTCAAAATACGGATTcgtgcccgtttaccaaaaatgttgaccgaagtcaactaaaatcaacttttaaggcataaattcttattttcatcaattttcaacatgaaagctttccggaaacatgcccggactatgcacgcaaatcgaggagggtaaaaat
This region of Nicotiana tomentosiformis chromosome 4, ASM39032v3, whole genome shotgun sequence genomic DNA includes:
- the LOC138910079 gene encoding uncharacterized protein; translation: MEYKTVLFDTAAAWMPGVVVHLESWVRTLVSMSKYAERAWHDLSKGRWEARTHGLRKYAVMRPPSGDEEALLPISKSEKVIKRKRSSNSEGQKPKKRAVRTPKASVLHHEAFLQSRGELSRYEAEVRRLTEERDAFKLLSEQREGEVKRLQAELEASRKEQAELAEQVRAKEVAKAAQARENWVAEYTKCQSGRETLKEIHARVFDLTVEIEKAKELEVKTKLLVFPDDDDTGSTSGSDSEGGLEGEDAAPGED